From Endozoicomonas sp. 8E, the proteins below share one genomic window:
- the asd gene encoding archaetidylserine decarboxylase (Phosphatidylserine decarboxylase is synthesized as a single chain precursor. Generation of the pyruvoyl active site from a Ser is coupled to cleavage of a Gly-Ser bond between the larger (beta) and smaller (alpha chains). It is an integral membrane protein.), with protein MKERFFAFIQYFLPHHLISRAVYCFVESTCPRFKNALIRRIIKQYDVDMSEADRETPEEYLHFNDFFTRSLKQGVRPLPEDESLIVSPADGEVSQLGDIENGRIFQAKGCDYSLIELLGGDSDLGQEFMGGKFATIYLSPRDYHRVHTPFGGTLRKMIHVPGRLFSVNQGTVENIPNLFARNERVVAIFDTERGPMAVIMVGAMIVASIETVWAGLVTPIRKKVRTFEYGEDSAKQASLKRGDEMGRFKMGSTAIVLFGKDQVDWLESFEAGSKIRMGEALAAPAK; from the coding sequence GTGAAAGAACGATTTTTTGCCTTTATCCAATATTTTCTGCCGCACCACCTTATTTCACGGGCGGTATACTGCTTTGTTGAGAGCACCTGCCCCAGGTTCAAGAATGCGCTGATCCGCCGTATCATCAAACAATATGATGTTGATATGAGCGAGGCTGATCGCGAAACGCCTGAAGAATACCTTCACTTTAACGATTTCTTCACCCGTTCCCTGAAACAAGGGGTGCGTCCCCTGCCTGAAGACGAAAGCCTGATCGTCAGCCCTGCTGACGGCGAAGTCAGCCAGCTCGGCGACATCGAAAATGGCAGGATTTTCCAGGCCAAAGGGTGCGACTACAGCCTGATTGAACTGCTGGGCGGGGACAGTGATCTGGGTCAGGAATTCATGGGTGGAAAGTTTGCCACGATCTACCTTTCTCCCCGTGATTACCACCGTGTTCATACACCTTTCGGTGGCACTCTGCGAAAAATGATCCACGTTCCGGGTCGCTTGTTTTCGGTGAATCAGGGCACTGTTGAAAACATTCCAAACCTGTTTGCCCGTAATGAACGTGTCGTGGCTATTTTTGATACTGAGCGCGGACCGATGGCCGTTATCATGGTCGGTGCCATGATTGTTGCCAGTATTGAAACCGTCTGGGCCGGACTGGTGACCCCCATCAGAAAAAAAGTTCGTACCTTTGAGTACGGCGAAGACTCGGCAAAACAGGCCTCCCTGAAACGGGGTGACGAAATGGGTCGATTCAAGATGGGCTCTACAGCCATTGTGCTCTTTGGCAAAGATCAGGTTGACTGGCTTGAATCCTTCGAAGCCGGATCGAAGATCAGGATGGGAGAGGCTCTGGCTGCACCTGCAAAATAG
- a CDS encoding sulfurtransferase: MNSIDDLPLILEADQLEPLLGHEDLLIVDLCNPQLYNHSHIPGALSVAPQSMLSGVKPAAGKLPAVEQLNQMLSNIGYSKNKHIVVYDDEGGGWAGRFIWTLDVIGHKKYSYLNGGAHVWLKEGHPTESTINRPEPTRVDLKIDDSVIANKELIMNSLKDSNTMIWDARSADEYRGEKRFSQRGGHIPGAVNLEWTLAMDHDRNLRIRKDIADILEQLGITRDKNVITHCQSHHRSGFTYLVGKSLGLSIKAYDGSWSEWGNLPDTPVET; encoded by the coding sequence ATGAATTCAATAGACGATCTGCCACTGATCCTTGAAGCTGATCAGCTGGAACCTCTTCTGGGGCACGAAGACCTGCTGATAGTAGACCTTTGCAACCCGCAACTATACAACCACTCCCACATTCCCGGTGCCCTGAGTGTTGCTCCACAGAGCATGCTTTCCGGTGTAAAACCGGCAGCGGGCAAACTTCCTGCCGTTGAACAGCTGAACCAGATGCTCTCCAACATTGGCTACAGCAAAAACAAACATATTGTTGTTTATGATGACGAAGGCGGTGGCTGGGCAGGTCGTTTCATATGGACGCTGGATGTGATCGGACACAAGAAATACAGCTACCTGAACGGCGGTGCACACGTCTGGCTGAAAGAAGGTCATCCCACCGAAAGCACTATTAACCGCCCTGAACCTACACGAGTTGATCTGAAGATTGATGACTCTGTGATTGCCAACAAAGAGCTCATCATGAATTCACTGAAAGACTCAAACACTATGATCTGGGATGCCCGATCAGCTGATGAATATCGGGGAGAAAAACGCTTCTCACAAAGAGGAGGGCACATCCCGGGTGCCGTAAACCTTGAATGGACACTGGCCATGGATCATGACCGTAACCTCAGAATTCGCAAGGACATCGCCGATATTCTTGAACAGCTGGGCATTACCCGGGACAAAAACGTCATTACCCATTGTCAGAGCCATCATCGTTCGGGCTTTACCTATCTGGTGGGCAAGTCTCTGGGCCTGTCTATCAAAGCTTACGATGGTTCCTGGTCAGAGTGGGGCAATCTGCCAGATACCCCCGTAGAAACCTGA
- the rsgA gene encoding small ribosomal subunit biogenesis GTPase RsgA, translating into MSKRKLTRKQKWRIEKVQQERIARARKREQLIEQKMQDDNLGPEQQGLIIAHYGATLDIEPWGQTGAVRRCHLRTNLPPLVTGDRVVWRPSLKDETGVVVALEDRTSLLTRPDNHGRIKPVAANIDYIVLVIAPVPIPHTNLIDRYLVAAETVGIEPVLLLNKIDLLDEEGMELMDDMLSAYENIGYQVLRASTRSEDGLVPLKALLDEHVSVFVGQSGVGKSSLVNALLPGVDIRVGDLSEATGKGMHTTTAAKLFHFPAGGMLIDSPGIREFGLWHIDAQSVLEGFREFRPYLGHCRFRDCQHEKEPGCALKQALEDGEILEERMFSYKQIVDSLDL; encoded by the coding sequence AGCTTATTGAGCAAAAAATGCAGGACGATAACCTGGGACCTGAACAACAAGGTCTGATCATTGCCCACTATGGTGCAACCCTGGATATCGAGCCGTGGGGCCAAACCGGTGCTGTTCGTCGATGCCACCTGCGGACCAACCTCCCGCCCCTGGTCACCGGAGACCGGGTGGTATGGCGTCCGTCCCTGAAAGACGAAACCGGGGTGGTGGTTGCCCTCGAAGATCGCACCAGCCTGCTCACCCGGCCTGACAACCATGGTCGAATCAAACCCGTTGCCGCCAATATTGACTATATCGTGCTGGTCATAGCGCCTGTGCCCATTCCCCATACCAATCTGATTGACCGCTATCTGGTTGCTGCCGAGACGGTAGGCATTGAACCGGTTCTTTTGCTGAACAAAATCGACCTGCTGGATGAAGAAGGCATGGAACTGATGGACGACATGCTGTCGGCTTATGAAAACATTGGTTATCAGGTCCTTCGGGCTTCTACCCGCTCAGAAGATGGACTGGTGCCTCTCAAAGCTCTGCTGGATGAGCATGTCAGTGTCTTTGTTGGACAGAGTGGTGTGGGAAAGTCCTCCCTGGTTAATGCCCTGTTACCCGGTGTTGATATCCGTGTCGGTGACCTTTCCGAAGCCACCGGCAAAGGCATGCATACCACCACTGCCGCAAAGCTCTTCCACTTCCCCGCAGGTGGCATGTTGATTGACTCACCCGGTATTCGGGAATTTGGCCTCTGGCATATTGATGCCCAGTCGGTTCTTGAAGGTTTCAGGGAATTCAGACCTTACCTTGGTCATTGCCGATTCCGTGACTGTCAACATGAGAAAGAACCGGGTTGTGCCTTGAAGCAGGCTCTGGAAGATGGCGAAATTCTGGAAGAGCGAATGTTCAGCTACAAACAGATTGTCGACTCTCTGGACCTCTGA